One genomic window of Salvia miltiorrhiza cultivar Shanhuang (shh) chromosome 4, IMPLAD_Smil_shh, whole genome shotgun sequence includes the following:
- the LOC131021229 gene encoding E2F transcription factor-like E2FE, whose translation MALPSTHAGAVTESGSKDIPYCRKQKSLGLLCSNFLSLYDHDGVESIGLDDAASKLGVERRRIYDIVNVLESVGILMRKAKNRYTWKGFGAIPKALEDLKREGLRDIVPAADTSCSEKISDDEEDEMCSDMNSLSQNDRSDSSSVFKRDSRKEKSLGLLTQNFVKLFLCTDMDMISLDDAAKLLLGDGKHTSMTTRTKVRRLYDIANVLSSMKFIEKTHHPETRKPAFRWLGLTGKPDNRTDDSLILSDSKKRIFGTDLTNATTKRLRMDEERFKILKAHNQVQVKHEKENEDERVTAGKSYQFGPFAPANVPKVGDSHDGKGKDVDWESLASSYRPQYHNQALKDLFSHFVEAWKSWYSEVAGKGPIQLGS comes from the exons ATGGCGTTGCCGTCTACACACGCCGGAGCAGTCACGGAATCTGGATCTAAAGATATACCTTATTGCCGTAAACAAAAATCCCTCGGCCTTCTTTGCTCCAA TTTCTTGAGCTTGTACGATCACGATGGCGTCGAGTCAATTGGGCTCGACGATGCCGCGTCAAAACTAG GAGTGGAGAGGAGGCGGATCTATGATATAGTGAATGTTTTGGAGAGTGTTGGC ATTCTTATGAGGAAGGCGAAAAATCGATATACTTGGAAAGGGTTTGGGGCGATCCCCAAGGCTTTGGAAGACTTAaaa AGAGAAGGTTTAAGAGATATTGTGCCTGCAGCTGATACAAGTTGCTCTGAGAAA ATTTCAGacgatgaagaagatgaaatgTGCTCAGATATGAACAGCTTAAGTCAAAATGATAGATCGGATTCGAGTTCTGTTTTTAAAC GTGATAGTAGGAAGGAAAAGTCTCTTGGGCTTCTTACACAGAATTTTGTTAAGCTGTTCCTTTGCACTGAT ATGGATatgatttctcttgatgatgCTGCGAAGCTTTTGCTTGGTGATGGAAAGCACACTTCGATGACTACTAGAA CGAAAGTCAGAAGACTGTACGACATTGCCAATGTTTTGTCTTCCATGAAATTTATTGAGAAG ACTCATCACCCTGAGACAAGGAAACCGGCTTTCAGATGGCTGGGGCTGACTGGTAAACCGGATAACAGAACTGATGATTCCTTGATTCTAAGCGATTCTAAGAAGAGGATATTTGGAACTGATCTCACTAACGCTACTACGAAGAGGCTCAGGATGGATGAAGAAAGATTCAAAATCCTAAAGGCGCATAATCAAGTACAAGTTAAACACGAGAAAGAAAACGAGGATGAGAGGGTAACTGCTGGAAAGAGTTACCAGTTTGGCCCTTTTGCACCTGCAAATGTGCCCAAGGTTGGAGATTCTCATGATGGAAAAGGGAAAGATGTTGATTGGGAAAGTCTAGCCTCTTCTTACAGACCTCAGTATCACAACCAAG CTCTGAAAGATCTTTTCTCGCACTTTGTTGAAGCATGGAAATCATGGTACTCTGAGGTTGCTGGGAAAGGCCCTATACAACTTGGGTCCTAA
- the LOC131021230 gene encoding LOW QUALITY PROTEIN: anaphase-promoting complex subunit 8 (The sequence of the model RefSeq protein was modified relative to this genomic sequence to represent the inferred CDS: inserted 2 bases in 1 codon), protein MASKETCRTELRAAVRHLSERGLYTAAKWAAEQLMGIEQDPSKHTPSHTRFQRGSSSIRRRFRTATPAESSATPSAGVSYVTTPSHVAAEEYEYDLMDSDFYLLAKSYFDCREYRRTAHVLRDQTSKKAMFLRCYALYLAGEKRKEEEMIELEGPLGKSDAVNRELLSLERELSTLRKNGTIDPFGLYVYGLVLKEKGSENLARSVFVESVNSYPWNWSAWSELQASCTTIEALNSLNLNNHWMKDFFLASAYQELRMHNESLAKYEYLQGTFIFSNYIQAQIAKAQYNLREFEQVEVIFEELLRNDPYRIEDMDMYSNVLYAKECFSALSYLAHRVFLTDKYRPESCCIIGNYYSLKGQHEKSVMYFRRALKLNKNYLSAWTLMGHEYVEMKNTSAAVDAYRRAVDINPCDYRAWYGLGQAYEMMGMPYYALHYFKKSVFLQPNDSRLWIAMAQCYETEQLHMLEEAIKCYERAANCNDREAIALHQLAKLHSELGRTEEAAFYYKKDLERMEAEEREGPNMVEALMFLAQHCKTQKKFDEAEVYCTRLLDYTGPEKETAKSLLRGIRIRKXDVEHFPP, encoded by the exons ATGGCTTCCAAAGAAACCTGCAGAACCGAGCTCCGCGCCGCCGTGCGCCACCTCAGCGAGCGCGGCCTCTACACAGCAGCCAAATG GGCAGCGGAGCAGTTGATGGGGATAGAGCAAGACCCCTCGAAGCACACGCCGTCACACACCAGATTCCAGCGCGGCAGCTCCAGCATCCGCCGCCGCTTCCGCACGGCCACCCCCGCGGAGTCCTCCGCCACCCCTTCTGCCGGGGTGTCGTATGTCACGACGCCATCGCATGTGGCGGCCGAGGAGTACGAGTATGATCTCATGGACAGTGATTTTTATTTGCTGGCCAAGTCTTATTTTGACTGCAGGGAGTATAGGAGGACTGCCCATGTGCTTAGGGATCAGACCAGCAAGAAAGCCATGTTCTTACGTTGCTACGCGCTTTATTTG GCCGGAGAAAAGCGAAAGGAAGAGGAGATGATAGAGCTCGAGGGTCCTCTGgggaagagtgatgctgtgaaCCGCGAACTGCTTTCTCTTGAGAGAGAACTGTCAACCCTTCGCAAAAATGGAACAATTGACCCTTTTGGTCTTTATGTGTACGGCCTTGTACTCAAGGAGAAAGGGAGCGAGAATCTGGCAAGGTCCGTATTTGTGGAGTCTGTCAATAGCTACCCCTGGAACTGGAGTGCTTGGTCTGAGCTGCAGGCATCATGCACCACGATCGAGGCATTGAACAGTCTTAATCTCAATAATCATTGGATGAAGGACTTTTTCCTTGCCAGCGCTTACCAGGAACTCCGGATGCACAACGAGTCCTTGGCCAAATACGAATATTTACAAGGAACTTTTATTTTCAGCAATTACATCCAGGCCCAAATAGCAAAGGCTCAGTATAATCTCAGGGAATTCGAACAGGTGGAAGTTATATTCGAAGAACTTTTAAGAAACGATCCTTATAGGATCGAGGACATGGACATGTATTCCAACGTGCTATATGCCAAGGAATGTTTCTCTGCCCTAAGTTATCTGGCTCACAGGGTGTTTCTTACAGATAAATACAGGCCGGAGTCCTGCTGCATCATCGGTAACTATTATAGTTTGAAAGGGCAGCACGAGAAGTCCGTGATGTACTTTCGAAGGGCGCTTAAGTTAAACAAGAACTATTTGTCAGCATGGACCCTTATGGGTCACGAGTATGTTGAGATGAAGAACACTTCTGCAGCAGTTGATGCCTACCGTCGTGCAGTAGATATAAATCCATGTGATTATCGAGCGTGGTACGGATTAGGGCAAGCGTACGAGATGATGGGAATGCCATATTATGCTCTTCACTACTTCAAGAAGTCGGTGTTCTTGCAGCCAAATGACTCTCGGTTGTGGATAGCGATGGCTCAATGCTATGAGACCGAACAGCTTCATATGCTCGAAGAAGCCATCAAATGCTATGAACGCGCAGCGAATTGTAATGATAGGGAAGCCATTGCCCTACACCAGCTGGCGAAGCTTCACTCGGAACTCGGTCGGACTGAAGAGGCTGCATTTTACTACAAGAAAGATTTGGAGAGGATGGAAGCTGAAGAGAGGGAAGGTCCAAATATGGTTGAAGCACTGATGTTCCTTGCCCAACACTGCAAAACTCAGAAGAAATTCGATGAAGCCGAGGTTTACTGTACGCGTCTTCTCGACTACACCGGCCCA GAGAAGGAAACTGCTAAGAGTCTTCTTCGCGGAATAAGGATACGCAA GGATGTCGAGCACTTCCCACCATAA
- the LOC131021232 gene encoding LOW QUALITY PROTEIN: protein COFACTOR ASSEMBLY OF COMPLEX C SUBUNIT B CCB3, chloroplastic (The sequence of the model RefSeq protein was modified relative to this genomic sequence to represent the inferred CDS: deleted 1 base in 1 codon): MSAVFGTGVPISLPKHTNHPQIHTLISPKSSHFSSHKSILKSPVTRKTQPQVCSSSRISDYISSSSSGNPFTRASTVAGSLVLVDLDPATAKLAIAFLGPFLSAFGFLFIARIVMSWYPKLPVGKLPYVLAYAPTEPLLVQTRKIIPPLAGVDVTPVVWFGLLSFLNEILVGPQGLLVLLSQQQV; encoded by the exons ATGTCTGCGGTGTTTGGAACTGGTGTCCCAATTTCACTGCCAAAACACACAAATCATCCTCAAATTCATACCTTAATCTCACCAAAATCTTCTCATTTCTCATCTCATAAATCAATCCTCAAATCTCCGGTAACAAGGAAAACACAACCTCAAGTATGCAGCTCTTCAAGAATCTCAGATTATATCTCCTCCTCGTCCTCCGGCAACCCTTTCACCAGAGCTTCGACCGTGGCGGGGAGCCTCGTCCTGGTTGATTTGGACCCCGCCACGGCCAAACTGGCGATAGCGTTTCTCGGGCCATTCTTGTCTGCATTTGGATTCCTGTTCATCGCAAGAATCGTGATGTCGTGGTACCCGAAGCTGCCCGTCGGCAAGCTCCCGTAC GTCCTTGCATATGCGCCCACGGAGCCATTGTTGGTGCAGACAAGGAAGATCATACCACCACTGGCTGGAGTTGATGTCACCCCTGTTGTCTGGTTTGGACTGCTCAGTTTTCTCAATGAAATCTTGGTGGGCCCACAGGGCCTCCTTGTTCTTCTATCTCAGCAGCAGGTTTAG
- the LOC131021233 gene encoding probable myosin-binding protein 5 — MLPAGALRTLIEEKFGSLPYLFIYALLEWLLIILLFLDGFLSFLSNEIARFFQLQTPCLLCTRLDHVLVQRSSNFYYNESICEVHKRDISTLTYCHVHKRLSDIRSMCQGCLLSSDKDSDCDRRNKYELEIVGNERIGILRCSCCGEPLRSRYNNPNLSLLLPASPRTPSFDAKYTELKLMTANTQDAHLVDTHGRGDMIEDEPRTPHFTDRNRFFGIPLTDGATPASAMVLEEGEGEGEGEGEGEGDLVARLKRQLTLDRRSLMALYMELDEERSASAVAANNAMAMITRLQEEKAAVQMEALQYQRMMEEQAEYDQEAMQMMKDMLFKRDEELKALEYELHEYRDRYGDVDGETHLSEVDLDQHVEEERDELAALDYEGERCHLLGLLREIELKMSDTEDEERKTVVAREVALMRERLRAVEAESVFLKNVAMSLQRGGEGMKVLSEIAQHLRKLRQNHHVC, encoded by the exons ATGCTTCCCGCGGGAGCATTGAGGACATTGATCGAGGAAAAGTTTGGAAGCCTGCCCTATCTCTTCATCTACGCCCTCCTCGAATGGCTGCTCATCATCCTGCTCTTCCTCGACGGCTTCCTCTCCTTCCTCTCCAACGAGATCGCCCGATTCTTCCAGCTCCAAACTCCATGCCTGCTCTGCACCAGGCTTGATCATGTCCTGGTGCAGAGGAGCTCCAACTTCTACTACAATGAATCCATTTGCGAGGTTCACAAGAGGGATATCTCCACCCTCACCTACTGCCACGTGCACAAGCGCCTCTCCGACATCCGCAGCATGTGCCAGGGATGCCTGCTCTCTTCCGACAAAGATTCCGATTGCGACAGGCGGAACAAGTATGAGTTGGAGATTGTGGGTAACGAGAGGATTGGCATTTTGAGGTGCTCTTGTTGTGGGGAGCCTCTGCGGTCCAGATACAACAACCCCAATTTGTCCTTGCTTCTGCCTGCATCCCCTCGCACACCCTCCTTTGATGCCAAATACACAGAGCTTAAGTTGATGACTGCAAATACTCAAGATGCACATTTAGTGGATACTCATG GTAGAGGGGATATGATTGAAGATGAACCAAGAACTCCACATTTCACAGATAGAAACAGATTCTTCGGAATCCCATTAACAGATGGTGCAACCCCGGCGAGTGCGATGGTCCTggaggagggggagggggagggggagggcgAGGGCGAGGGTGAGGGCGACCTCGTGGCCCGCCTCAAGAGACAGCTGACCCTTGACCGCAGGTCCTTGATGGCCCTGTACATGGAGCTGGACGAGGAGAGGAGCGCCTCCGCGGTTGCAGCCAACAACGCCATGGCCATGATCACGCGGCTGCAGGAGGAGAAGGCGGCCGTGCAGATGGAGGCGTTGCAGTACCAGAGGATGATGGAGGAGCAGGCGGAGTACGACCAGGAGGCCATGCAGATGATGAAGGACATGTTGTTCAAGCGAGACGAGGAGTTGAAGGCCTTGGAGTATGAGCTCCACGAGTATAGGGACAGATACGGGGACGTAGATGGAGAGACTCATCTCTCTGAGGTTGATCTTGACCAACACGTGGAGGAGGAACGCGATGAGCTAGCCGCGTTGGACTACGAGGGGGAGAGGTGCCATCTTCTAGGTCTCTTGAGGGAGATCGAGCTCAAGATGTCGGATACGGAAGACGAGGAAAGAAAGACGGTTGTTGCGAGAGAAGTAGCGTTGATGAGGGAAAGGCTGAGAGCAGTTGAAGCAGAGAGTGTGTTCTTGAAGAATGTTGCGATGAGTCTGCAGAGAGGGGGAGAGGGAATGAAGGTGTTGAGCGAGATAGCTCAACATCTGCGAAAACTTAGGCAAAATCATCATGTTTGCTAG
- the LOC131021235 gene encoding transcription factor MYB1R1 — translation MSQSSESPSSAATGGEIMLFGVRVRVDPMRKSVSMNNLSEYEPVVNNGNEIPKDAADAGYASADEAVPHPSAGNRERKRGIPWTEEEHKLFLVGLQKVGKGDWRGISRNYVKTRTPTQVASHAQKYFLRRSNINRRRRRSSLFDITTDSVTAMPIEEAAKNHHQESPLPPPTTVPLPITSNGSNGFSVVPFPVTVSPVMFTMQSGNTAIAQTEVAKNSSPTMLVCPVPCSSTMVDLNLRQHVVVEPSPLSLRLSLSSGQDQPAASAFQMMQGFKNGDSSISVA, via the exons ATGTCGCAGAGCAGCGAGTCGCCGTCCTCCGCCGCCACCGGCGGCGAGATCATGCTGTTTGGTGTCAGAGTCAGAGTTGATCCAATGAGGAAGAGCGTCAGTATGAATAATCTGTCTGAATACGAGCCTGTGGTTAACAACGGGAACGAGATTCCCAAGGATGCGGCCGACGCCGGCTACGCCTCCGCCGATGAAGCCGTGCCTCATCCATCCGCCGGGAATCGCGAGCGTAAGCGAG GAATTCCGTGGACAGAGGAAGAACACAAGCTATTCCTCGTTGGATTGCAGAAGGTTGGCAAGGGAGATTGGAGAGGTATATCGAGAAATTACGTCAAGACCCGCACTCCGACCCAAGTCGCCAGTCATGCTCAGAAATACTTCCTCCGCCGTAGTAACAttaatcgccgccgccgccgttctaGCCTTTTCGACATCACCACCGACTCG GTTACTGCAATGCCAATTGAAGAGGCGGCCAAGAACCACCACCAAGAGAGCCCACTTCCGCCACCAACCACGGTGCCTCTGCCCATCACTTCCAACGGCAGCAATGGATTCTCAGTCGTGCCTTTCCCCGTGACAGTCTCCCCCGTCATGTTCACTATGCAAAGTGGAAACACAGCCATTGCTCAAACCGAAGTGGCCAAAAACTCATCACCAACAATGCTCGTTTGCCCTGTGCCTTGCTCCTCAACAATGGTGGATCTCAACTTGAGGCAACACGTCGTGGTCGAGCCATCGCCTCTATCTTTGCGGCTATCTCTTTCCTCCGGCCAGGATCAGCCGGCCGCCTCCGCTTTCCAGATGATGCAGGGCTTCAAGAATGGAGATAGCAGCATAAGCGTTGCTTGA